Part of the Methanobacterium sp. genome, TCAAGAGATTCGCTGTGTACAAGAAACAGTCCTCTGGAGTAGGACCCTATGAGCATTCCTTCACCCACATGCATCATGGAGCAGGTGTCAATACAGACCCGATCTCCAGATCCAACTGGCCTGATACCTGTCACTGTTGCAGGTTTAAGATCAAGCTTAGAATCTATTTTCTCTGCTAATGCGGCAACTTTTTTAATCTGATGGATGTCTGATGTGTAAAGAAGTATGCCATCTGTACCATGCTCTAATGTTTCAAGTGCAAGTTTTGCCTCTTCATAGTCACAGGCAGCAGCCACCAATTTAACATCTTCACTTTGAAGGTCTGCTATAATGTTTTCTAAGGGAATGATCTTCCAGTCGCTTCCAACAAGGATCACATAATCAGCGACCCTTCCAATTTCAGTGGCCAGTTTCTCATGTTTCTTGCTTTTAATTTCAATGTATGATGCCACCTTCTTTCCCTTTCTTTTAAGTTCATTTACCTCACGCAAATCTTTAGATTCTGATAAATCATCGGGAATTTCCAGTGTTCCATCGCCTTCGCTGTTTTTACCAACAAGTACTATATCTGCATCCTCGCTGTTGGATACTATCTTAATTTTGCCCAGTTTTTTTATTTCAGGAACGTTTTCAAAGTCAACTACTGTATCAATTCCTGATTCAAGTGCTGTGGTGATAATATCTTTTTTTTCATTCCAGAATGTGCCTTCTGCCATGATCCATGCAAATTTCATGTAAACCCTTCCAGTCATCCTTCTATTATTTTAAGTGCTTCTTTAACATCCATGTTGTTGTGCACAATCTCTGCAATTGCCTGTGTGGTTTTTCTTGGTGATTCTGCCTGGAAGACATTTCTTCCAATAGCAACACCTGCTCCACCCACGCTCACTGCATTTTTAACCATTTGCAGCAATTCTTCGCTGGTCTCTACTTTAGGGCCCCCAGCAATAACAACAGGTACAGGACAACCGCTTACAACTTCTTTAAATGTTTCAGGGTCTCCAGTGTAGTTTGTTTTTATTATATCTGCTCCAAGTTCTGCACCTGCCCGGGCAGCAAGTTTTACAACATCCACATCATGTTCATCTGCAATCCTTTCTCCTCTCGGGTACATCATAGCAATTAAAGGCATTCCCCATTCATCGCAAATTTCTGCAGTTAGTCCAAGGGTTTCAAGCATTTCTGGCTCCATATTAGAACCAATGTTTACATGAACTGATACAGCGTCTGCACCAATTTTTAATGCTTTTTCCACCGATGTGACCAGTACTTTATGGTTAGGATCAGGTCCTAAAGACGTACTTGCAGATAAATGAATAATAAGCCCGATATCAATTCCATATCCTCTGTGGCCAGTATCTACCATTCCTTTATGCATGATAACTGCATTTGCCCCACCGCTTGCAACTTCATCTATTGTTTCGCACATATTGGCTATTCCTGCTACAGGTCCAATAGAAACACCGTGATCTACAGGTACTATTACAGTTTTCCCTGTTTTTCTGTTTATTATTCTTTCAATTCTAATCTTTTTACCGATCATTGGATATCCTCCATTTAAAGATGAGTGAAGTTCAGGTTTTTTAAACATTATATTATCTAATATTCTGATAAATATAAATTTAAATGGAAATTTACAGTCATAATTTAGAAGACCATAGTTTGAGTTCTTTCAACCTGGGCGGCACTCCATCCCTGGCTGATGATTCTAACCAGCCATACCTGGATTCTATTTTTTCTTCTGCCCGGGCTGAATGTATGAAGTCCAGAAGACCTCTATTTCTTATTATTGTTTCACGAGGTTTTAAACTTGATGACCAGATG contains:
- a CDS encoding 3-dehydroquinate synthase II, whose product is MKFAWIMAEGTFWNEKKDIITTALESGIDTVVDFENVPEIKKLGKIKIVSNSEDADIVLVGKNSEGDGTLEIPDDLSESKDLREVNELKRKGKKVASYIEIKSKKHEKLATEIGRVADYVILVGSDWKIIPLENIIADLQSEDVKLVAAACDYEEAKLALETLEHGTDGILLYTSDIHQIKKVAALAEKIDSKLDLKPATVTGIRPVGSGDRVCIDTCSMMHVGEGMLIGSYSRGLFLVHSESLESEYVASRPFRVNAGPVHAYVMTPDNKTRYLSEIETGDELLTVDKEGNAKTTVVGRIKIEKRPLMLIEAEYEGVKLKTLLQNAETIRLLGEQGDPISIADIKVGDKVMIYLDKGARHFGMSIEESIIEK
- a CDS encoding 2-amino-3,7-dideoxy-D-threo-hept-6-ulosonate synthase gives rise to the protein MIGKKIRIERIINRKTGKTVIVPVDHGVSIGPVAGIANMCETIDEVASGGANAVIMHKGMVDTGHRGYGIDIGLIIHLSASTSLGPDPNHKVLVTSVEKALKIGADAVSVHVNIGSNMEPEMLETLGLTAEICDEWGMPLIAMMYPRGERIADEHDVDVVKLAARAGAELGADIIKTNYTGDPETFKEVVSGCPVPVVIAGGPKVETSEELLQMVKNAVSVGGAGVAIGRNVFQAESPRKTTQAIAEIVHNNMDVKEALKIIEG